One segment of Nocardia farcinica DNA contains the following:
- the mnhG gene encoding monovalent cation/H(+) antiporter subunit G, translated as MSGWQWLSAVLILGGAGLSCTAAIALLRFPDTLTRMHAATKPQIVGLILVLAGAAIELAGRGNVWLLALVGVFTLLTAPVIAHLLGRTAYREQRHRDGLLMVNELGDALENPDERF; from the coding sequence ATGAGCGGCTGGCAGTGGCTGTCCGCGGTGCTCATCCTGGGCGGCGCCGGCCTGTCGTGCACGGCCGCCATCGCGCTGCTGCGGTTCCCGGACACCCTCACCCGGATGCACGCCGCCACCAAACCGCAGATCGTCGGGCTGATCCTGGTGCTGGCCGGTGCCGCCATCGAACTCGCGGGCCGGGGCAACGTCTGGCTGCTCGCCCTGGTCGGGGTGTTCACCCTGCTCACCGCGCCGGTGATCGCGCATCTGCTCGGCCGCACCGCCTACCGCGAACAGCGGCACCGCGACGGTCTGCTGATGGTCAACGAACTCGGCGACGCCCTGGAGAATCCCGACGAGCGGTTCTGA
- a CDS encoding monovalent cation/H+ antiporter complex subunit F, translated as MTVVVTVAAVLLAAAALITSYRILAGPSTLDRVVGMDSLTAIAASGLAVWAAYTGDTTVLPGIIALALVGFLGSAAVSRFRVRDDR; from the coding sequence GTGACCGTCGTCGTGACCGTCGCGGCCGTGCTGCTCGCGGCCGCCGCCCTGATCACCAGCTACCGCATCCTGGCCGGGCCGAGCACGCTCGACCGGGTCGTCGGCATGGATTCGCTCACCGCGATCGCCGCCTCCGGTCTGGCCGTGTGGGCCGCCTACACCGGCGACACCACCGTGCTGCCCGGCATCATCGCGCTGGCGCTGGTCGGCTTCCTCGGTTCGGCCGCCGTGTCCCGCTTCCGCGTCCGGGACGACCGATGA
- a CDS encoding Na+/H+ antiporter subunit E produces MTDIDAASTGDRPERRAWWRPTKETAIRLGLLLWLAAVYTALWGDLSVANVLAGLVIGVIVMLALPLPRMPVAGRFNPIALVQAIVLGAYYALESSLQIAWFAVRPAGAPVSGVLRVGLSTRSDLVLVLTTDLLNLIPGTMVLEIDRNRCLVYVHVLDVGSEEAVAKFYRQTRTLERLLISAFERRVPRPNRR; encoded by the coding sequence ATGACCGACATCGACGCGGCGAGCACCGGCGACCGCCCCGAACGCCGGGCCTGGTGGCGCCCGACGAAGGAGACCGCGATCCGGCTCGGGCTGCTGCTGTGGCTGGCCGCGGTCTACACCGCGCTGTGGGGCGACCTCAGCGTGGCCAACGTGCTGGCCGGGTTGGTGATCGGCGTGATCGTCATGCTCGCGCTGCCCCTGCCCAGGATGCCGGTGGCGGGCCGGTTCAATCCGATCGCGCTCGTGCAGGCGATCGTGCTGGGCGCCTACTACGCGCTGGAATCGAGCCTGCAGATCGCCTGGTTCGCGGTGCGGCCCGCCGGTGCGCCCGTCTCGGGTGTGCTGCGCGTCGGCCTGAGCACCCGCTCGGACCTGGTGCTCGTACTGACCACCGACCTGCTCAACCTGATCCCCGGCACGATGGTGCTCGAGATCGATCGCAACCGCTGCCTGGTGTATGTGCACGTGCTCGACGTGGGCAGCGAGGAGGCGGTGGCGAAGTTCTACCGGCAGACCCGCACCCTGGAACGCCTGCTGATCTCCGCCTTCGAGCGGCGCGTTCCCCGACCGAACCGGAGGTGA